The sequence GCCGGCACCGGGAGCCCCCTGCAcccgcagcggcggcagcgAGGGGTCGGGCTGCGCCCACCGCGTCTCCATGTCGATGGGCGACTGGGCTcggcccccgcgcgccgggCAGCCCTCGGCCCGGTGCTCCTGCCCGTGCGGGCCTGCCGGggtgggggcccaggcgtccgggcaggcGGAAccctccgccccccccgccccggccccgggggccgccTGCCGCCCGCCCCACTCTCCCGGCACCGCGGTCCCCCCAGAACcgccttttttttcccagcgttgcgttccccccccccactgcatCCGCCCATTACATCACCCCCCCACAGCATCCCCCTCTCTCTGCAGCCCCCCACTGCAGCCTCCCCATTGCATcctccccactgctgcagccccccaCTGCAGCCTCCCCATTGCATCCCCCCACTGCATcctccccactgcagcccccacTACATCCTCCTCATTGCATCACCCCCGCTGCATcctccccactgcagccccccaTTGCATCACCCCGCTGCATCCcccccactgcagccccccaTTACACCCCCGCATTGCATCCTCCCCACTGCATCCCCTCCATTGCATCCTCCCCACTGCATCCCCCCGTTTCACCCCCCACTGCATCCCATCCATTGCATCCCCCTGTTTCATCCCCCATTGCATCTCTCCCCCCTTTGCACCCCCTCACTgcactccccccccccgctaTGTGCTTTGGGGCTGCTCCCCATGGGGGGGCCCTTTGCAGCCCCCCAAGCGGCCTGCACCCCACGGTGCCctcgccgggccgggcgctgTGCCGGCGCCGGGGAAGGCCGGGGTgaagcggggccggggggcacCTGCCTTATGTAAGGGCAGCACAAAGGGCCCATTGGCGCCTGCCAGCAGCCCAgtggggggcccaggcgtccgggagcccccgccgaggggggagggggagccaATAGCCACTCGGGgggccccagcgctgccccaCGAGCAGCGGCAggtgttgggggggggtttGGATCGGAgccggatgcctgggccccctcctGCGCCGTGCCCCGCTCACCATCGTAGGTCCAGTGCCACCCTGCGGAGGGGCAGAGGCGTCGGGCAGGGGGCGGCACGGGGGTCCCGTGCCACCCCCTCCACCCTCCCCCCCGGGGCGGGTGCGCCGGCGGCAACCGGATTAGGCGGCCGTGGGGCACCCGCCGGGCGCTGGGGCACAGCCAGAGGcgcccggggggccgcgccgtGTGGCGTCAAGGGTGCAACGGGGGCTTGGGGGCTGCAGAGTCCTGGGTGCTGTAGGTCCATGGGTGCATGGGGCTTTGGGTGCAATGGGCTCCTGGTGGCTGCAGGGTCGTGGGTGCTCTGGGGCCATGGGTGCAATGAGGTCATGGGGACTGCAGGGTTGTGGATGCTTCAGGGCCGTGGGTGTCGTGGGGCCAGAGATGCACGGGGCTGTGGGTGCAGTGGTGTTGTGGGTACTATGGGGTAATGGGTGCTGCTGGGCCATGGGTGCATGGGGCTGTGGGTGCTATGGGGCTGTGGGTCTGTAGGTGCTGTGGGGTCATGGGTGCTATGGGGTCATGGATACCTCAGGGTACTGGGTGCTGTGGGGTTTGGACTGCTGTGCAGCGACGGGTGCATGGGGCTGTGGGGTCATGGGTGCCACAGGAGCTGTGGGGTCGTGGGCCCACAGGGCTGTGGGAGCTGCGGGGCCGTGGGTGCACAGGGCTGTGGGTGCCCCATCGTCcccttgccccccccccggacccCTTCGCCCCAGCTCCGGCCCGGGACGGGGGAGGGCGcagccgcccggcgcggcgggcagtGCACGCGCCTGCACACGCACACGGGCCAGGCGCACGCGCATGCGCC is a genomic window of Rhea pennata isolate bPtePen1 chromosome 31, bPtePen1.pri, whole genome shotgun sequence containing:
- the CA14 gene encoding carbonic anhydrase 14 codes for the protein MAQQHPLPHRWHWTYDGPHGQEHRAEGCPARGGRAQSPIDMETRWAQPDPSLPPLRVQGAPGAGAAWPTHPPAESFADAGNAQLHASGLAVLAVLLEAGAEPNAACDNILRHLGSVRYAAP